The following nucleotide sequence is from Deltaproteobacteria bacterium.
GCCATGCCGGACGATCGGTGTCGCTACACGCGCCCCGGACACACCGCCCGGATTTTGCACGAAGACGCGGACGTTGGCCTGGTGGGGGAATTGCAGCCCGACGTAATGCAGGTCTTCGATTTGAAACAGAACGCATATATTTTCGAACTCGATCTGACCCGGCTTTATGAAGCCATTCCCGCATTCATCCAGGCACGTGACATCCCGCGATTCCCGGCAATATCCCGCGATGCCACCATTATCATCGATCGGGATATCGAGGCCGGCAACATCCTGGAATGCGTCCGCGAAATGGATGAAACCCTTGTTGAAAATGTGCTGGTTTTCGATGTGTTCACCGGGGACCCCATTGCCGAAGGGAAAAAAAGCATCTCTTTCAGGATCACCTACAGATCCCATGCAGAAACCCTGGAAGACGAGCGGGTCAACCGGCTCCACAAAGAGATCACCTTCAAGGTTATTCAAAAATTCGACGCCGGGCTTCCCGAATAATAATGGTTACCCAATTATTATCATACGCCGTTGCGCGACTCTTGTTGACTTGGGGATTATTATACGTATATAATCAACTGCTTGCAGTCCAGAGAATAGAAGGGCCTAACTTCTTCGAGCTTCGGGGCTGGTAAGGATTGCCCTTTGTCGGGGGGTGTGCCATACCTTTTTGGGGTTGATAGATCCAAAGATCTTTCTGTGTGAAGGCGCGGTAAAATGAAAAACGCACCCATCGTCATTCCAGACAAATTTTATTTCAAAATTGGAGAGGTCGCGGCACTCTTAGAGCTGCCGACGCACGTGCTCAGGTTCTGGGAATCCGAGTTTCATCGCATCAAACCCAAGCGAACCTCTGCGGGGCAACGCCTTTACAGGAAAAAAGACGTCGAGCTCATCCTTGAAATCAAACACCTTCTGTACGAAAAAAAATACACCATTCCCGGGGCAAAAAACTATTTGAAAAACCGGCGCGCACGGCAACACCCCCAGGCCCCGACCTTTGACGACATTCTGCGGGAACTCTCCTCCATCCGCCGGCTTCTCGACTGATGCGAACCCGTTTTCATCATTTATCGCGAGAATAGTGAAAACCTGTTGACAGTTCGCCATTTATGTTTTAAATATCTCTTTCTGGCAAGCGGGCATAGCTCAGTTGGTAGAGTACAAGCTTCCCAAGCTTGGTGTCGCGAGTTCGAATCTCGTTGCCCGCTCCACCAAAGCCCGTCTTTCAGGGAATCGAAAGGCAGGTGGGAAAGCGCTTTTATCTATGGGCGCCGTTGAATTTTTTATCGTATGGTTGTTTGCATGAACTGACGAAGATCTGCTGTCTACATTAAAGAGTTGCCATAGATGAGAGAAACGGGCTTTCGCCCGTTTTTTTATTTTTTTAAAAGAAATCTCTTGGCGATAGTTGCAGTAAACGAGTGAAAAAAAGAAGGAAAAAACAGGACCGCAAAACGGTCCCCTTCCCCGCGGCGAAAACGGAACGCTTTCTGGCAAAAGCCAGAGCCCTGGCGGAACCGTTGTGCCACGCGGAAGGGATGGAGCTTGTTTTCGCAGAATACCAGGCGGAACCGGCAGGAAGGATCCTGCGCCTGTATATTGACAAACCGGGTGGCGTAACCCTGGATGACTGTGTCGATATAAGCCGCCAGCTCAGCGATATTCTGGATGTCAGCCTTGAAAGCGATGATCCTTACAATCTGGAAGTCTCTTCTCCGGGGAACGATCGCCCCGTTGGGAAACTGGAAGACTTTCAACGCTTCGAGGGCCAGGCCGCCAAAATTCAGACATTGCAGCCCATTGACGGCCGGAAAAATTTCAAAGGCACCCTTGCAGGCGTCGAAAACGACATGATCAAGATCATGACCAATGGTAAAACCGTCGCTATTCAATTCGATACGATTAGCAGAGCGCGGCTTATCAATTACAATGGAGAAAGCTGATGTTGATTACAGACATAAAACGCGTTGTTGAACAGATCAGCCGTGACAAAGGCATTGATCGTGGCATTCTTATCAAAGCACTGGAAGAAGCATTACGATCCGCTGCCAGGAAAAAGTACGGCAGCAAGGTTGACATCGAGGCTCAATATGTTGAAGAAACCGGAGAGATCGAAGTCTTCCAGTTCAAGGAGGTCGTTGCCGAGGTTGTCGAGCCCGACCTTGAAATAAATCTGGAAGAGGGTCGCGAGCTGGATCCGGAATGTGAAATCGGCGACAGTTTGGGCACGAAAATGGATGCCATGACGTTTGGTCGGATAGCCGCGCAATCGGCGAAGCAGGTCATCATCCAGAAAATGAAGGATGCCGAAAGGGATGCCGTATATGCCAATTTTATCGACCGCAAGGGTGAAATCATCAACGGCATCGTCCAGCGGATCGAACGGGGCGACATTATCGTCAACCTCGGCCATACCGAAGGCATCGTTCCCGTCAGAGAGCAGGTCCCCAGGGAGTCCTACCGTCGCGGCGACCGCATCCGGGCGCTGATCCTGGATGTCCTCCTCGAAACGAGGGGGCCGCAGATACTGCTTTCACGCACACATCCGGATTTCCTTGTGCACTTGTTCAAAACGGAGGTTCCGGAAATAAGTGAAGGCATTGTCGATATCATGGGGGCTGCCCGGGAACCCGGTAGCAGGGCAAAATTTGCCGTATCGTCCAACGATTCCGACATCGACCCGGTAGGTGCCTGTGTGGGCATGAAAGGGAGCCGGGTTCAAAACGTCGTTCAGGAGCTGCGCGGTGAAAAAATCGATATCATACCATGGCACGCGGACGCGGCCAGGTTTGTGTGCAACGCGCTGGCACCCGCCGAGATTTCGAGAGTTATCATCGACGAAGAAAACCGCTCCATGGAGGTTATCGTACCGGATGAATTTCTTTCCGTCGCCATTGGAAAGCGGGGGCAAAACGTCAGGCTGGCTTCTAAATTGACCGGCTGGCATCTCGACGTCAACAGTGAATCCCGCTACAGCGAAGCCATGAAAAGTGGTTATGACTCCCTGATCGAACTTCCCGGCGTCGGGATCAGCATGGCGGACGCGCTATATGAAAAAGGCTTTTTCTCGGCGGAGGAACTCAGCCGCGCCAGTGTTGAAGATCTCGCCACCATTCGCGGCATCGGCAACGAAAAGGCGCTGCAGCTGATCGAGGCCGCCACCCTACACCTGGAGAGTGCCGCGGCGGCGGATGAAGCCGAGCCGGTGGACGCGCAAGCGGATGGGCCGGACTCGAATGAATCATCGGACCCCGATGACATGCGATCGGATGAACCGGTGACCGGAATCCATGAATCCGAAGATGAACTGGCGGAAGAGAATTCCGAAACCAAGGATGACTAACTCAAAGCTACTTTCTATACCGTTTTAAGGGGGATGGATGGGAAAGATCAGAATATATGAACTTGCCCGGGACCTGAACATGACCAACAAACAGCTTCTCGAAAAACTGGAGGAGTTGGGCATTCCCGCCAAAAGCCACATGAGCTCTTTTGAGGAATCCGAAGTGGAGGGCATCAAGGCCAAAATCCACGGAAAAAAGCAGCCTGAACTTGTGGAAAAGCGTATTCGGCCCTCGGTGATCCGCAGGCGCAAAGTCAAGAAGGTGGTCGAGGAACCGTCTGCTGCCGAACCGGAGCCCCCAAAGGAAGCCGAGGCCGAATCTCCCGAAAAAGCGGAGCCTGTAGCCGAAGATACCGCCGCTGAAGGGGAAGTCCAGGAAGCGGCCATGGAAACCGAAGCGACCGAAGCGGCCGCTGCGACAGACGAAACCGCCGCTGCGCCCGAAAAACCGGAAGAAGAGGCGGCCGCTCCCGAAGCTGAACAAGAAACGAAAAAAGAGGTCCAGGCGGAAGCGCCCGAGGAACCATCGGAGGAAGCGCCCACGGCACCGGGGGACGAACCCGCCGTCGAAACGCCTTCCCAACCGAAGGAACCGAAGAAAAAGGCGGCCAAGCTGCGCAAAAAAGAAACGCCGGCAAAAATCATCAAGCTGCCCACAAAACCGGTACCGCCTCCCCCGGAAAAAGCCTCCGCAGTTCCGGACGGAACGCCCCCGCCCCCTCAAAGGCCGGATAACAGGGAAACCCCGACCAGGGCCAAGAAAAAGAAGGGCCGCAAGGCTGCCGTTGCGGCCGCGACCGCGGCCGACGGTGACAAGAAATTTTTCAAAAAGAAAATCTCTTTCATGAAGAAGGAGGTCGTCGAGGGCAAAGACCTTTACTCGAGCCGCGGCAAGCGGGGGCGCAAAGGCCGCAAGGGCGGCAAGACAAAACTGGAAAAGGGCCTCCAGACACAGATCACGACCCCCAAGGCCATTAAACGAAGAATTAAAATCGACGATACCATCGTTCTGGCGGAACTGGCCAAACGCATGGGCATCAAGGCCAACGAAATGATCGCCAAGCTCATGTCCCTGGGCGTCATGGCCACCGTTAACCAGACCATCGACTTCGACACGGCCGTGCTCGTATCCGCAGAATTCGGTTATGAACTGGAAAAAGCCTCGTTCGAAGAGGAGATTATTCTCAAGACCGAAACCGATGATCCTGAAAATCTCGCTGAACGGCCGCCAGTTGTCACCATCATGGGGCATGTCGACCACGGCAAAACGTCCCTTCTCGATGTCATCCGCAAAACCCGGGTGACCGAACTGGAGGCCGGCGGAATTACCCAGCACATCGGCGCATACAACGTTTCAACATCGAAGGGGCACATCGTATTTCTCGACACCCCCGGCCATGAAGCCTTTTCAGCCATGCGTTCCAGGGGAGCACGGGTAACCGATATCGTTATTCTCGTTGTGGCCGCCGACGACGGCGTCATGCCACAAACCGTGGAAGCGATCAACCACTCCAAGGCCGCCGGGGTGCCCATTATTGTCGCGGTGAACAAAATCGACAAAGCCAACGCGGAACCGGAGCGCGTGCAACGTGAATTGGCTGAAAACGGGCTGGTCCCCGAAGACTGGGGGGGTGACACCATTTTCGTCACCGTTTCCGCCAAACAAAACACCGGTATTGACACCCTGCTTGAAATGGTTCTGCTGCAGGCGGAAATGCTCGAACTGAAGGCCAATCCCGACAAGCTGGCCCGGGGCCATGTGGTTGAAGCCAAGTTGGATGCCGGACGCGGGCCGGTGGCGACGGTACTCGTTCAAGAGGGCACGCTGCATGCCGGCGACCCGGTTGTATGCGGCATCCACCACGGCAAAGTCCGTGCGTTGCTGAATGACAGGGGCCTCCAGGTTAAATCGGCCGGGCCATCCATTCCGGTGGAAATTATCGGTCTTTCCGGGGTGCCCCAGGCGGGAGACGAAATGATCTCGCTTGCCGACGAGAAAGACGCCAAGCAGGTCAGCCTTCACCGCATGCAGAAGCAGCGCTCCCTGGACCTTGCCAAAACCGGCCGCCTGAGTCTGGAGGGACTCTTTGAAAAGCTGCAGGAAGGTGAGGTCAAGGACCTCAACATAATTCTAAAGGCCGACGTTCACGGTTCGATTGAAGCCCTGCGGGACTCCTTGTCCAAGCTGAGCAATGAAGAGGTCAAAATCAACATCGTGCACGCGGCCACTGGAGCCATCACCGAATCGGACATCTCCCTGGCAACCGTATCCGACTCGATCATCGTGGGCTTCAACATCAGACCCACGGCAAAGATTCAGGATCTGGCCGAAGAAGAGCATGTGGATATCCGTTACCACAATGTCATTTACGATGTCATCAAGGAGATCCAGAACGCCATCCTGGGAATGATGTCGTCGATTTTCGAAGACCGGACACTGGGGTGGGCCGAGGTTCGCGACATTTTTCACATTCCGAAGGTGGGCGCCATTGCCGGTTGCTATGTCACCGACGGCAAATTTGAGCGCGGACAGAAAGTGCGCCTGGTTAGGGAAGGCGTGGTGATATATGACGGCAAGATCGGTTCCCTGAGACGCTTCAAGGACGACGTCAAGGAAGTCCAAAGCGGCTATGAGTGCGGCATCGGTATTGAAAACTTTAACGACATCAAGCTCGGCGACACCATCGAGTGCTACTTCACCGAGGAAATCAGGCCGGAACTCGACTGATGGTGATCGGCATTGGCGTCATAAAATTTCGTATTCATGACTGCCGGTCCCTGAAAGTCAAACGCAGCGTTGTCAGGGCCATCATCGGCCGCATTCGCAACCGTTTCAATGCGTCGGTCGCCGAGGTGGGCGCCAATGACATCTACGACAGGGCGGAGGTCGGATTCGCTCTAGTGGGCACCGACCGGAGGCATATCAACGCCAAGGCCGACAAGCTGCTGAATATGATCGATGATCTTGGATTGGCCGAATTCGTTGACAGCGAACTGGAGATTATTACCTTATGAAACCTTTTTCCCGTTCCGAC
It contains:
- a CDS encoding MerR family transcriptional regulator, with amino-acid sequence MKNAPIVIPDKFYFKIGEVAALLELPTHVLRFWESEFHRIKPKRTSAGQRLYRKKDVELILEIKHLLYEKKYTIPGAKNYLKNRRARQHPQAPTFDDILRELSSIRRLLD
- a CDS encoding ribosome maturation factor RimP; translation: MKKRRKKQDRKTVPFPAAKTERFLAKARALAEPLCHAEGMELVFAEYQAEPAGRILRLYIDKPGGVTLDDCVDISRQLSDILDVSLESDDPYNLEVSSPGNDRPVGKLEDFQRFEGQAAKIQTLQPIDGRKNFKGTLAGVENDMIKIMTNGKTVAIQFDTISRARLINYNGES
- the infB gene encoding translation initiation factor IF-2 → MGKIRIYELARDLNMTNKQLLEKLEELGIPAKSHMSSFEESEVEGIKAKIHGKKQPELVEKRIRPSVIRRRKVKKVVEEPSAAEPEPPKEAEAESPEKAEPVAEDTAAEGEVQEAAMETEATEAAAATDETAAAPEKPEEEAAAPEAEQETKKEVQAEAPEEPSEEAPTAPGDEPAVETPSQPKEPKKKAAKLRKKETPAKIIKLPTKPVPPPPEKASAVPDGTPPPPQRPDNRETPTRAKKKKGRKAAVAAATAADGDKKFFKKKISFMKKEVVEGKDLYSSRGKRGRKGRKGGKTKLEKGLQTQITTPKAIKRRIKIDDTIVLAELAKRMGIKANEMIAKLMSLGVMATVNQTIDFDTAVLVSAEFGYELEKASFEEEIILKTETDDPENLAERPPVVTIMGHVDHGKTSLLDVIRKTRVTELEAGGITQHIGAYNVSTSKGHIVFLDTPGHEAFSAMRSRGARVTDIVILVVAADDGVMPQTVEAINHSKAAGVPIIVAVNKIDKANAEPERVQRELAENGLVPEDWGGDTIFVTVSAKQNTGIDTLLEMVLLQAEMLELKANPDKLARGHVVEAKLDAGRGPVATVLVQEGTLHAGDPVVCGIHHGKVRALLNDRGLQVKSAGPSIPVEIIGLSGVPQAGDEMISLADEKDAKQVSLHRMQKQRSLDLAKTGRLSLEGLFEKLQEGEVKDLNIILKADVHGSIEALRDSLSKLSNEEVKINIVHAATGAITESDISLATVSDSIIVGFNIRPTAKIQDLAEEEHVDIRYHNVIYDVIKEIQNAILGMMSSIFEDRTLGWAEVRDIFHIPKVGAIAGCYVTDGKFERGQKVRLVREGVVIYDGKIGSLRRFKDDVKEVQSGYECGIGIENFNDIKLGDTIECYFTEEIRPELD
- the nusA gene encoding transcription termination factor NusA, which encodes MLITDIKRVVEQISRDKGIDRGILIKALEEALRSAARKKYGSKVDIEAQYVEETGEIEVFQFKEVVAEVVEPDLEINLEEGRELDPECEIGDSLGTKMDAMTFGRIAAQSAKQVIIQKMKDAERDAVYANFIDRKGEIINGIVQRIERGDIIVNLGHTEGIVPVREQVPRESYRRGDRIRALILDVLLETRGPQILLSRTHPDFLVHLFKTEVPEISEGIVDIMGAAREPGSRAKFAVSSNDSDIDPVGACVGMKGSRVQNVVQELRGEKIDIIPWHADAARFVCNALAPAEISRVIIDEENRSMEVIVPDEFLSVAIGKRGQNVRLASKLTGWHLDVNSESRYSEAMKSGYDSLIELPGVGISMADALYEKGFFSAEELSRASVEDLATIRGIGNEKALQLIEAATLHLESAAAADEAEPVDAQADGPDSNESSDPDDMRSDEPVTGIHESEDELAEENSETKDD
- a CDS encoding DUF503 domain-containing protein — its product is MVIGIGVIKFRIHDCRSLKVKRSVVRAIIGRIRNRFNASVAEVGANDIYDRAEVGFALVGTDRRHINAKADKLLNMIDDLGLAEFVDSELEIITL